In Marinomonas algicola, a single genomic region encodes these proteins:
- a CDS encoding PcfJ domain-containing protein produces the protein MAILREHIAARGKRLAELVDKQTQDGAFYLEDSALIWDITNPIKEKLLIMPYLPIQEGIVIKRRKLNDERWQEVEQDAGLPLLTWAQTCPILAEVVRFLPEDAKKMALLVRYLQISMLNTCLQSDAFKQLCESDFNLAWLFLGCAQKAQLTEKDIEHWLTRPRLDLLELVAGHRQKWMLKWLRKVTASIGDVHEWERLQKWIRDPQQVAYLNGFEAVSVSFLQIMTLLDLPIDIRKWRDDLETLKPLSGKDVRSWLWQVRETAEDVQRMGKALGIPAYSHFDNVHSFAGLKRRHDKWMKRLLLLLPEEEGLRGVFPMPPFEGTETIQPILTFMSLCKEGQRMRHCVSSYRENIEQGESYIYRFLGAQRATVELICSKGGWSLGQIKGHHNTEPTAETLSDIQAWFDQYEGSKVSYLERRRSLSARPNDVFFPLPPFVTESPLIALESEQMYEREQRYMNGQIQSTVEQIHKGERYVFRVERPEAERVIEFECAANGQWQVVNVACREVARNQNDVDLLDWWLAMSDIPEGWSVLEVGDDQ, from the coding sequence ATGGCTATCTTACGTGAACACATAGCAGCCCGCGGCAAGCGATTAGCAGAGCTTGTCGATAAGCAAACTCAAGATGGGGCATTCTATCTAGAGGACTCAGCACTGATTTGGGACATTACAAACCCAATCAAAGAGAAGCTGCTTATCATGCCATATTTACCGATTCAAGAGGGCATCGTCATTAAGCGCAGAAAGCTTAATGACGAGCGTTGGCAGGAAGTCGAGCAGGACGCAGGCCTGCCATTGCTCACTTGGGCTCAGACCTGTCCGATATTGGCTGAGGTCGTACGTTTTTTGCCGGAGGACGCAAAGAAGATGGCGCTGTTGGTTCGCTACCTTCAGATCTCGATGCTGAATACTTGCCTTCAATCTGATGCGTTCAAACAGCTGTGTGAGTCAGATTTTAATTTGGCTTGGCTTTTCTTGGGCTGTGCTCAAAAGGCGCAACTGACCGAAAAGGACATTGAACATTGGCTGACACGGCCGCGTTTAGATTTGTTAGAGCTGGTCGCTGGGCATCGACAGAAATGGATGCTGAAGTGGCTACGTAAAGTGACAGCCAGTATTGGAGATGTGCACGAATGGGAGCGCTTACAGAAATGGATTCGTGATCCGCAGCAAGTCGCTTATTTAAACGGCTTTGAGGCCGTCAGTGTGTCATTTTTGCAGATCATGACGTTGTTGGATTTGCCGATTGATATTCGCAAATGGCGTGATGACTTGGAAACACTTAAACCACTGTCTGGCAAAGATGTACGCAGTTGGCTTTGGCAAGTGAGAGAAACGGCAGAAGATGTTCAGCGCATGGGCAAGGCGTTAGGTATTCCAGCTTATAGTCATTTTGATAACGTGCATTCGTTTGCAGGTTTAAAACGTCGCCATGATAAATGGATGAAGCGATTGCTTTTGTTATTACCGGAAGAGGAAGGTTTAAGGGGCGTGTTTCCCATGCCTCCGTTTGAGGGCACAGAGACTATCCAACCGATTTTGACGTTTATGTCGTTGTGCAAGGAGGGGCAACGTATGAGGCATTGTGTCTCTAGTTATCGTGAAAATATTGAGCAGGGCGAAAGCTATATTTATCGTTTCCTAGGTGCACAGCGTGCCACGGTTGAGCTGATATGTTCAAAGGGAGGGTGGAGTCTTGGGCAGATCAAAGGGCATCATAATACTGAGCCCACTGCAGAAACGTTAAGTGACATTCAAGCCTGGTTCGACCAGTACGAAGGTTCGAAAGTGTCCTATCTAGAGCGTCGACGCTCTTTGTCTGCTCGGCCCAATGATGTGTTTTTTCCGTTGCCTCCATTCGTCACCGAATCGCCACTTATTGCGCTTGAGAGTGAACAAATGTACGAGCGAGAGCAGCGCTACATGAATGGACAAATCCAAAGCACTGTGGAGCAAATACACAAAGGCGAGCGGTATGTCTTTCGAGTAGAGCGCCCTGAGGCTGAGCGAGTCATTGAGTTTGAATGTGCGGCTAATGGCCAGTGGCAAGTCGTAAATGTGGCGTGTCGTGAGGTTGCTCGCAACCAAAATGATGTGGATCTATTGGATTGGTGGCTTGCTATGAGCGACATACCTGAAGGTTGGTCGGTATTGGAAGTAGGGGATGATCAATGA